The Gloeocapsa sp. DLM2.Bin57 genome has a segment encoding these proteins:
- a CDS encoding beta-ketoacyl-ACP synthase → MNVVITGMSMRTCLGNLATSWSRLLDHQSGIALAQPFVQLPPYPLGLIGENPANLVKLTRELVTEAIADAGLRLPLSDCGVVIGSSRGGQAEWEAYLEGKTLDWWSSLPQIASVTVAKQIQTTGPVLAPMAACSTGVWAIAQGWELIQRGHCQRVIAGAIETPITLMSLIGFAQMNALATTGCYPFSVEREGLVLGEGGAVFILESADLARSRGAKIYGQVLGYGLNCDAYHVSAPEPTGIKAIACIKQCLQQSNLSPLDIDYIHAHGTGTRLNDAREAEIIKSLFGDKIAVSSTKGATGHTLGASATLGIAFSVMAMQEQQLPPCVGLQQQDFALNLVTRTKQSVINNVLCFSFGFGGQNGAIALSLCN, encoded by the coding sequence ATGAATGTAGTAATTACGGGCATGAGTATGCGTACCTGTTTGGGTAATCTAGCTACTAGTTGGTCAAGATTATTAGATCATCAATCGGGAATAGCGCTCGCTCAACCTTTTGTACAGTTACCTCCCTACCCTTTGGGATTAATAGGAGAAAACCCAGCTAATCTGGTAAAGTTGACTAGAGAATTAGTCACAGAGGCGATCGCTGATGCAGGTTTAAGATTACCATTGTCCGATTGTGGAGTAGTCATCGGCTCAAGTCGCGGTGGACAAGCAGAATGGGAAGCTTATTTAGAGGGAAAAACCCTGGATTGGTGGTCGAGTTTACCCCAGATAGCTAGTGTTACTGTAGCAAAACAAATTCAAACTACAGGACCTGTGTTAGCGCCCATGGCTGCTTGTAGTACTGGGGTTTGGGCGATCGCCCAAGGTTGGGAATTGATTCAACGAGGACATTGTCAGCGAGTAATTGCAGGAGCAATAGAAACACCAATTACCCTGATGAGTTTAATAGGTTTTGCCCAAATGAACGCTCTAGCGACAACAGGATGTTACCCTTTTTCCGTAGAAAGAGAGGGATTAGTCTTAGGAGAAGGAGGAGCAGTTTTTATCTTAGAAAGTGCGGATTTAGCTAGAAGTCGTGGTGCGAAAATCTACGGTCAAGTTTTAGGTTATGGTTTAAATTGTGACGCTTATCATGTTAGCGCACCCGAACCTACGGGAATTAAGGCGATCGCCTGTATTAAACAATGTCTCCAACAGAGTAATTTATCACCCCTAGATATTGATTATATCCATGCTCATGGTACGGGAACAAGGTTAAACGACGCAAGAGAAGCAGAGATTATTAAATCTCTTTTTGGTGATAAGATAGCTGTTAGCTCAACCAAAGGAGCAACAGGTCATACTCTAGGAGCCTCTGCTACTCTAGGTATCGCTTTCTCTGTGATGGCGATGCAAGAGCAGCAACTTCCCCCCTGTGTAGGTTTACAACAACAGGATTTTGCTTTAAACTTAGTTACCAGAACTAAACAGAGTGTCATTAACAACGTACTTTGTTTTAGTTTTGGTTTTGGTGGACAAAATGGGGCGATCGCCTTATCGTTATGCAATTAA
- a CDS encoding collagen-like protein, giving the protein MILAPGGRGGEPGEGGIGGQGCQCEQPFWTVSSCTGRPGQAGFNCTSVEFSCQDGKTGRQGRRGNSGRDGRAGSLTLINLDRPVNEDRAAATVSFTELKDRGFTLSRNRWETRTGAAELLAPGSIVAEQYIELVERIEKSVLLVWNAPQSFTPFAEQLATLELLDNQEVEIILPNDVWLEYAISEDNNLTELVVINAILRPQVLQLESAGISGNGENLILTVVDSSELSNLVDTEFAIIYRTILGDPNNNRRNRNSRTRFEGDIPPELITYQNNQFIINVGELPIDPSFLTPGTTVEISLIITRFFQDNFAVQELRVTETIQR; this is encoded by the coding sequence TTGATTCTTGCTCCAGGAGGAAGAGGAGGAGAACCAGGAGAAGGGGGAATAGGTGGTCAGGGTTGTCAATGTGAGCAACCTTTTTGGACTGTATCAAGTTGTACGGGAAGACCTGGACAAGCGGGGTTTAACTGTACTAGTGTAGAATTTAGTTGTCAAGATGGTAAAACGGGAAGACAAGGAAGAAGGGGTAACTCTGGACGAGATGGACGAGCTGGTAGTTTAACTTTAATTAATTTAGATCGTCCTGTCAATGAAGATCGAGCAGCAGCTACGGTATCTTTTACAGAACTCAAAGATAGGGGTTTTACCCTTTCTCGTAATCGTTGGGAAACTCGGACAGGTGCTGCTGAATTATTAGCACCAGGTTCAATTGTTGCTGAGCAATATATTGAGTTAGTAGAAAGAATCGAAAAGTCAGTTTTATTAGTTTGGAATGCTCCCCAATCTTTTACTCCTTTTGCTGAGCAATTGGCGACTCTTGAGTTATTAGATAATCAAGAAGTGGAAATTATCTTACCTAATGATGTTTGGTTAGAATATGCTATTAGTGAGGATAATAATTTGACTGAGTTAGTGGTTATTAACGCTATTTTACGACCACAAGTATTGCAACTAGAATCAGCGGGAATTTCTGGTAATGGAGAGAATCTTATTTTAACCGTTGTTGATAGCTCTGAACTTTCTAACCTGGTTGATACTGAGTTTGCGATTATCTATAGAACTATCTTAGGAGATCCCAATAACAATCGCAGAAATCGTAATTCTCGCACTAGGTTTGAAGGAGATATCCCCCCAGAATTAATTACTTATCAAAATAATCAGTTTATCATTAATGTGGGAGAGTTACCTATAGATCCTAGTTTTTTAACTCCCGGTACTACTGTAGAAATTAGTTTAATCATCACCCGATTTTTTCAAGATAATTTTGCTGTGCAAGAGTTGAGAGTTACTGAGACTATTCAACGTTAA
- a CDS encoding type II toxin-antitoxin system HicB family antitoxin gives MVDYNHYSYKVIWSSEDEEFVGLCVEFPSLSYLHENRQSALEGITDLVKDIVSDLEANGEKVPYPLTERTYSGKFQVRISPEIHRKLAIAAAEENISLNRYISNKLAG, from the coding sequence ATGGTTGACTACAATCACTACAGTTATAAAGTTATTTGGTCTAGTGAAGACGAAGAGTTTGTAGGATTATGTGTTGAGTTTCCTAGTCTATCTTATTTACATGAAAATCGTCAAAGTGCTTTAGAAGGAATAACAGATTTGGTTAAAGATATAGTAAGTGATTTAGAAGCTAATGGCGAGAAAGTTCCATATCCTCTTACAGAAAGAACTTACAGTGGTAAATTTCAAGTGAGGATTTCTCCTGAAATTCATCGTAAACTAGCTATAGCTGCAGCAGAGGAAAATATTAGCTTAAATCGCTATATCAGCAATAAATTAGCTGGTTGA